The genomic region CCTCGTCGCGCCCGCCCGGCGGTGGAGAGGCAGTCTTGCCTGCACTCATGGCCACGTCCTGCGGGAATCTGCCGCCCGCTCAGTGCGGCGCCAACGGGTCGGTCGGGATGCGAGGCCCGGATTGTAGCATCCCTCCGACCGACCCTGTTCCCCGCGGCGGCTCAGCGGGTCGAGGCGGCCACCCCCTTGGCCGGTCCCCATTGCAACCGGTAACAGAGGACGGACATGGGCACGGCGGCGGAGTCGTCTTCGGTTTGGCCTCCCTCTTTCCCGGCCATGGCGCGCATCGCCGCCGCGAACTCCTTGACCACGAAGAATCGATCTCCGGCGAGCACGAACCGGTCCTCTTCGAAGTCCCCGTCACCCTTGAGGGTGACGCGCTGCAGGTAGCGTCCCTGGGGGTCGAAGACGTCGAAATGGCCGAGGGTCCCGGGCGGCAGGTCACGGCAGCCGCGGCTCGAAAGCACCCAGAGGTTTCCATCGTCGGCGACGGCGAACCAGCGGATGTCGCGCTCCCGGTCGCTGATGTCGAATTCAGGCTCCACCCGCCCCGCGCCCGTGCGGATCTGGATCTGCGAGCTCATTTCCTTCTTGCGCTTCTCGATCTCCGCCGCCGTGCGCATCACGGGCTGATACTCCAGCTCGATGATCCGCTGCAGCTTGCCGTCCTGCGACCAGACGTTCAGCTTCCAGGTGCGGTCGAGAGAGGCGTAGACGTCACCCTGTGGTCCGACGGTCCAGGGCACGCCGAACTCGTCTTCCTTGAGGACCAGGCGGGCCATGTTCGAAGTGCTCGCCATCTGGTGGAAGCGCGCCACCTCGTTGCCTTGCCGGTCCAGCCGCACCAGCGCGCTGGTGCGCTCGATGGAGCCCTCTTTGTGGCTGAAGTTGTTACCCTGCACCACGAGGGAGCCGCCGCGATAGGAGGCACTCATCAGCATGCGGAAGCCGCCGTCCTCCGGGTTCTTCAGGGGGAACGGCGTGCCCGGTGTGCCGTCGGGCTTGAACATGACGACACGGCTCGGCTGCGTCTGCACGACTCCGAGGTTGCCCTCGGGATCGAAGAACAAGCGGGTCGGACGGCGGAACTCGCCCGGGCCCTCTCCTTCGCGCCCGATGGTGCGCAGGTATTTCCCCTCCTTGGAGAAGACCTTCACTTCCGAGAGCTGCGCGTCGACGAGGTAGACGTCGCCCTTGGGGTGCAGGGCGATATCGGTGATCAGGCCGAAGAACTCGCCTTCGCCCTCGCTCTCGCCCCCGATGCGCCACTGCTTGTCCAAGGTGAGCACGAGCGGCTTCTCCATGGGTGTGGCGGGGTTCTTCACCTGGGTGACGCCGCCCTCGACCACTTCCTTTCCGCTCCAAGGTGTGGCGGCACCGGGGGCGACCGCAGCAAAGAACAGGAGGATTCCGAGAAGACTGCTCGCACCGCTGCGCTCCAAGGGGCGAACACGGGCTCGAATCGCGACAGAGGGCATCATGACTCCTGTGTTGGTTCGGGTGGCACGGCGCGAGGTGACTCCAAAGCGCCTGGTGCAGGTGACTCCACGCGGGGTGGCTCCCACGCGCCGGTGCAAATGGCTCCGCGCGGGCGGGCCCAGCCGTCCTGGTCGTAACGGGGGCCCAGGGGGGCGGGGCCCGGGCTGGCCCATGGGCGAACGTACGCACCAGTCCGGCAGAGGTTCCAGCGCCGGCGTTTCGCTCCGTGTAGAGTGAGGCGCGGAGGTGGCATGCACCCCCTGCTTTCCAGAGCCG from Candidatus Krumholzibacteriia bacterium harbors:
- a CDS encoding 6-bladed beta-propeller, whose amino-acid sequence is MMPSVAIRARVRPLERSGASSLLGILLFFAAVAPGAATPWSGKEVVEGGVTQVKNPATPMEKPLVLTLDKQWRIGGESEGEGEFFGLITDIALHPKGDVYLVDAQLSEVKVFSKEGKYLRTIGREGEGPGEFRRPTRLFFDPEGNLGVVQTQPSRVVMFKPDGTPGTPFPLKNPEDGGFRMLMSASYRGGSLVVQGNNFSHKEGSIERTSALVRLDRQGNEVARFHQMASTSNMARLVLKEDEFGVPWTVGPQGDVYASLDRTWKLNVWSQDGKLQRIIELEYQPVMRTAAEIEKRKKEMSSQIQIRTGAGRVEPEFDISDRERDIRWFAVADDGNLWVLSSRGCRDLPPGTLGHFDVFDPQGRYLQRVTLKGDGDFEEDRFVLAGDRFFVVKEFAAAMRAMAGKEGGQTEDDSAAVPMSVLCYRLQWGPAKGVAASTR